One region of Quercus lobata isolate SW786 chromosome 2, ValleyOak3.0 Primary Assembly, whole genome shotgun sequence genomic DNA includes:
- the LOC115975772 gene encoding LEAF RUST 10 DISEASE-RESISTANCE LOCUS RECEPTOR-LIKE PROTEIN KINASE-like 2.1, with translation MHPHLFPAITLSSMIIAITLIHCPTSLRAEDEQYLNCSAPLNCSGLTDLSYPFWGLNRPEYCGHPSFQLDCSNDAPRINISNINYSILEVNKTLQTLRVARPDYWDTICPSVLVNTTIDFTLFSYNTSDANLTLYYQCPVPLVPITSLISTSVLQFNCTINNTNFFNYCSPNIYSPDLSSISNSIGACNYWVNVPVLLPTPVIATTQDAVKAVIDGGFMLTWNASNPQCDTCLGAGGLCGSDPNTSAFACHCQNGTFVSGCAGPVSSSRSFSKLKREVVIGITAAMLGTIVVCIIICCLRREQLNKALIFRRTARKNDENVKSFILNYGSLAPKHYSYAEIKKMTNSFINKLGQGGYSSVYKGKLPDGKLVAVKVLSESKGNEEDFINEVASICRTSHVNIVTLLGFSYEKNKRALIYEFMPNGSLDKFIYHRESSATNCHLEWKTLYKIAVDIARGLEYLHRGCSTRILHFDIKPQNILLDEDFNPKISDFGLAKLCQRKDSIVSMIGMRGTAGYIAPEVFSRNFGGVSHKSDVYSYGMLVLEMVGGRKNFDAGVSNSSEKYFPDWIYKDLELGLDGRTCGVITEEKETSSKMILVSLWCIQTIPTDRPSMNKVVEMLEGTLHSLQIPPKPFLCSPKVSPMESSTTS, from the exons atgCATCCCCATCTCTTCCCAGCCATCACTCTGTCCTCGATGATAATAGCCATAACCTTAATCCATTGTCCAACATCCTTGCGCGCAGAAGATGAGCAATACCTCAACTGCAGCGCACCATTAAATTGTAGCGGCTTGACCGACCTCAGTTATCCTTTTTGGGGATTGAATCGGCCAGAATATTGTGGTCACCCAAGTTTTCAGTTAGATTGCAGCAATGATGCCCCGCGAATCAATATCTCAAACATCAATTACAGCATCCTTGAGGTCAATAAAACTTTGCAGACTCTCAGGGTTGCTAGGCCGGATTACTGGGACACGATTTGCCCTTCTGTGCTTGTTAATACCACCATAGATTTCACCCTATTTTCCTATAATACTTCAGATGCGAACCTGACACTCTATTATCAATGCCCTGTCCCTTTAGTTCCTATTACATCTCTGATCAGTACTAGCGTTCTTCAGTTTAACTGCACCATAAacaatacaaattttttcaattactGTTCCCCGAACATCTACTCTCCGGATTTATCCTCAATTAGTAACTCAATCGGCGCATGCAACTACTGGGTCAATGTTCCAGTTCTGCTACCAACACCTGTGATTGCTACAACTCAAGATGCAGTAAAAGCAGTTATTGATGGCGGCTTCATGTTGACTTGGAATGCAAGTAATCCCCAGTGTGATACATGCCTTGGGGCCGGAGGGCTTTGTGGTTCTGACCCAAACACAAGTGCATTTGCTTGCCACTGTCAAAACGGGACTTTTGTATCCGGGTGTGCTGGACCTGTATCATCATCAA GATCATTTTCCAAGCTGAAGCGTGAAGTTGTCATAG GCATTACGGCTGCTATGCTTGGGACTATAGTAGTCTGTATCATAATATGCTGCCTTAGAAGAGAACAATTGAATAAGGCATTGATCTTTAGGAGGACAGCAAGGAAAAACGATGAAAATGTCAAGTCATTTATATTGAATTATGGTTCACTTGCTCCCAAGCACTATAGTTATGCAGAGATCAAGAAGATGACCAACTCATTCATAAACAAACTAGGCCAAGGAGGATATAGCAGTGTATACAAAGGAAAGCTGCCAGATGGTAAGCTCGTGGCAGTAAAAGTTCTAAGTGAATCCAAAGGCAATGAAGaggattttattaatgaagTTGCTAGCATTTGTAGGACTTCTCATGTTAATATAGTCACTCTTTTAGGTTTCAGTTATGAAAAGAACAAGCGAGCtctaatatatgaatttatgcCCAATGGATCTCTAGATAAATTCATATATCATCGAGAATCTTCAGCAACAAATTGTCACTTAGAATGGAAAACATTGTACAAAATTGCAGTTGACATTGCTCGTGGACTAGAGTATTTACATCGAGGTTGTAGCACAAGGATTTTGCATTTTGACATAAAGCCTCAGAATATTCTTTTAGATGAagatttcaacccaaaaatctCTGATTTTGGCCTTGCTAAACTATGCCAAAGAAAAGACAGCATTGTATCAATGATTGGCATGAGAGGAACAGCAGGGTACATTGCCCCAGAAGTATTTAGTCGGAACTTTGGAGGAGTCTCTCACAAGTCTGATGTCTATAGTTATGGAATGCTAGTTCTAGAAATGGTTGGAGGAAGAAAGAATTTTGATGCTGGAGTGTCTAACAGCAgcgaaaaatattttccagattgGATTTATAAGGATCTTGAACTAGGTTTGGATGGAAGAACTTGTGGGGTCATCACAGAGGAAAAAGAGACATCAAGTAAGATGATCCTAGTGAGTTTATGGTGCATTCAGACAATTCCAACTGATCGACCATCCATGAATAAGGTGGTAGAGATGTTAGAAGGAACTCTTCATTCCTTACAAATACCCCCAAAGCCTTTCTTGTGTTCACCTAAAGTGTCACCAATGGAGTCTTCTACAACTTCATGA